The Zerene cesonia ecotype Mississippi chromosome 4, Zerene_cesonia_1.1, whole genome shotgun sequence sequence tatataaatattttagcagTACTAAACACTTTTCCAAACTCTTGGTATGATGCAAGGCAGTTCTATAATGACACATTTGTTATGGCCACCTGTTGATAACTATACACATATGAATTACCGTCActtgtgtgtttttgtttgtttcttttaaaacgctttatattaatacttctATTAgtaatcaatttttatgtCTCTGGTTTACAAAAATGTACCATAACTCACCAGGTCATATAAACATTCtgaaaaagatttattacttaaagATACATCTTATCTATCACGAAGGTATGTTATTTTCTGCTGctcaaaataaaagacaaccatttgctttaaaaaattaacaactgACCTGCCATCGAGTTGATGCGGACCATTCTGCAGCACTACATTAACCAGGGATGGCTCAGCAAATGTGACAAAACCAAATCCTCTGGAGCGGCCTGACTCACTGTTCTTCATCACAACGCAGTCAATGACGTCACCGTAGCGCGAAAAGTAGCGCTGCAGATTCTCCTGGGATGTTTCCCATGATAGCCCACCAACAAACAGTTTTCTGCACAAATTGAAACAATAGTTAATACTGCATGGTTGTTCTGTTGTTACCTTCTTAGATAAATGCTTGTATATGTAAGGTGTGCATATCATCACAATGGTTTTAGTTCATgaactttttcatttatgaatttttaatcatacattttatttatattaattatttaaatcaggCAAATTAGAGTAACTTGAAATTTCAAGTGACAAAATTTACAGttacattgataaaaatacaatgattAAACAACTACaatgattttattagttttgtcACATCATGTAGAACTAATGCAAAACATATTTCTATACAACAAAAATTCCTTTTCAAActgtataaaacatacaatgaGTTAAAAATCTAATCTTTTTCCAGAGTAGTAAAACATCATCAACTAATTTATTATGCCATGATCATATAGTATTAACTCATAAGATAATTACTTCATGTACTTATtacagtatattttaataaatcttgaaGCTTCATTATACTTTGACTAGAAGCTTATGTCTTTATgtctttcaatattattatcttatcaaAGTATACTATAACATGGTAGATGTTTACCATGATGACTTGTACACttaaatagtataatgaatattttgatatgaatatcattaaacaaatactttaattattaacatccTGGTCtgtgaattattgaaatataagtatttttaattattggcaCATATACAGGTAAGTCTAATATCAAATCATTAcactatattttttcatttcacgCTAAGTTATTTAGAGTCATGTCAAAATTtacaatcattaaatttatagcaatGACCCAAAtagcttaaattattatctcaacacaatttatgtttaaaccTAAGAAGCCACAAAGTGATAAGAGGAATGATGTTTGATTATATTGATTGCAATGGTAATGAAAATACCAAATAAAACTGATAATACTTGAATCATTGATTTAGTTAACATTTTTAGGTTATAGGAAAAACATTTAAGTCTTTGTGTCTTTCAAAttgattaaacttttaaaaaattgccACTCTtttattgatgtatttttaaattgtttgctGATTAATGATTCCGTAGTTTGAATGAAACTCGTATTTACTGCGCAGACGTGTCAAAGTCGACCGACTAAGCGAATTCgagtataaaaagttaataatcaaagtaaacatttattaacggtttataaatgaaataatttcaaccCAAAATTCTGGAAAATGATCTAGCCAAGTGACCATATGTAAATGAATCAGCATGTTTTAGCACAGTAAGGTAAATGAGGGAATAGCTACGCGGCACTTCCAAAGCCGTTCTATTAACCTCATTAAAAAGCCGCCTTTATCAAAACGTGAggaatttatacttttatcgATAATTTGTTTGCAAAAATGCCACAAAACAGTTTGATTCTTGATAAGAGAAAGCACACAATTAGTCACAGAAAGGTTATTTGTCGATTTTACAATTACGCATACTTGTAGCTTAGAACTGTTATATAAAcagtttatgataaataatgacTACATATAgggaaataatacataaatttgataatttgtgTAATGGGAAAGTATAGCTGCCATGATCGCTACACGCAAGGCGCACGGACAGGCTTGGGGTCGGTGGCCGCTCGCCGGTAAAAGGCTAATGAGCGTAAATGAAATGTAACCATGGGATTCTATAACAATTCGtaattggaaaaataaaatgacactGAAACGTCCTTTTACTAACTCAAAAGACCTTTCGTGACGATAGCTTGGTAGCCTTGCTGGCTATCTGTGAAATGCGACACACCAAGCGAACATGCAGTTTGACCTATTATAGTTTGCGTACGTAGAATAACATCAGAATTTCAAGcaaaacataaatacttttacataCCCCTTCTCGTCATCGTCCATGTCTGGATTCATACGCATAActtattactaattaaaaataatggttgGCACCGGTAAGACACCCAAACCACACAAGCACAGACCCACACGAATGATATGGCGGACCAACCACTTCCGTTATCTCAAAAAGTCATGGAAAGAGGAAATAGTCAATTGACgacctttttaaaaaatattgtgtaaaatttaatttaatggagCAAATGTAAGcagttatttcaaaaatgcaaattgtattttttccatacaaaaaaacctagtattttgttaatattttctcatttttacaaaataaaaagtttcgaaattcaaaaagaTATGTATAGTTCCCACATTTTCACACAAGATGGCGCTCGCAAAGTGTTGCCATTACAAAAAGatagtacattattttatcaagttaattttaagtgaattttaataatgtaatttcttctttcattacaaatataaaaaaatgtgaagaacttctattacttattatttattgttaaagtaAAGTCCGTCAATGAGTAATACCTCTTAACTAGATTATTAGACTTTAGACTGGAACCGtactaattttatgttaaaaacaattattctgTTTAATATCTCCTTTCTTTTGCATTATACATAAGTAATATCATGTTGACCGAAGGTAATTGTTTAGGAggagtttaaaattatatgaatgctTTTGATTTAATCTTTGtgtgattaataataaaagtgtattatatttttaatcaagtattttttatcttattatcagATAAACTTTTAGTGCTTATCTAAGTGCCCATTAAcgagtttcatattttttatgcatcaCTGTTTGTATACTTTTcgtatattctatatatctaCTCGTACGTAACTAAATTGATTTCTAGCAGCGAAAATAAAGAGGAAATGTCGTGGGATGACTGCAATATCATCTTGAATAGTACCAATGGTGTTTTTTATACGGGAGATGTCGTGACAGGTGCCGTTgctttagaatttaaaaagaaacagaaGATAAAAGGTCGTTAAatttagtgtttatttattaaaaactacctTATACCAAGTgtctgattttttatttttattttaggtatTACGTTTAAAGTTATAGGAACAAGTCAGGCGAGTTGGACAAGATCATCACCCACGAttccatacataaaaatttattcagaaaaatctaaaattttttacgtaaatattGACGTTTTTCGGGAAATCAATGgtgagatatatataaatatgtattcttttttataataatggtaaCCATTCGTCGTCTACCTGCTTGTACCCATATGCACAGGTAGTTCGCATCCACATTCATGTTATCATTAAGTTTAAGCTTGaccttttttcaaaaaaaaaaatgcacttCTCATTGAAGATTATCAACTCATATAATACTCATATATACGCATAATGAGTAGGAATtgtaaatttctatttttatacagctaaccatttttttatttcacactaATCCTCTTTCTcggttatattatactattagttAATGCTGCTTCTCCTTCCTTGTGCTACGCTCTTCATTTCCGGCCATTTCAACCCAATCGCTTTAGCTTCCACCGCCACCGAACGTTGCCAGGACTGTCTAGGCTAGCCACGCTTTCTTTTTCCTTGTGGAGTCCATTCCAGGGCTTACCTCGATATATGTGACGCATTCCGCCTGTGGGCGATCCATGTCCATTTACGGCGTAGGATTTGCTGATAAATCGGCGTCTCATGGCAGCGATCCAAAAGTTATTCATTGGAGATCTTCTCAggacagtaaataaaaaatatatgttgggTTTGcgctttattaaatactacgCCTAACTCAGGTTACTCATATTCCCACGAACATGTAAAGGTATAAGTGTGGGACCGCattgacaaatattttttccatacCCGGGTAACTCATTTGCTGGCTAATAATCATACAATATACGAATTTATgcaatgttttcacacaaaaagtaCTGGATCAATTTCATCGTAATTtcttttctaaaattaaattcacagGGACTAGGTAATAACAACCAGCTCAGATGTCagctatgtaatttttttcgatttttaaaacccgtttttcataataattaatatacaatgacTTTCAGGTAAAACAGTAGAACCAGGAGTTATCAATTTCCCGTTTCATTTTGCTCTACCACCCGACCTTCCTTccagttttaaagatacaaTAGCAAAAATATTCTATCGAGTTATAATTCAAAccaaaattgcatttaaaataagcaaGAAAGCGATTTATCCATTATCAATACTTTCTTCTTTAAATCTCAATCAGACTGGAAATTACAGTGTGAGTAAAATCAAGATCAATggctaattaaaaatatccacatagttgttttaataaacttttcaatGTTCTTAAAACTTACAGTTACAATCATTTTTTGAAGTTagtaaaacgtttaaaaagtttgacgaattttcattaattattcgaACGTACAAGGGTGTGGCTCTAAAACAAAGACTACCATTCGAGGCAATAATCAACAATGATAGAAAAGTAAAGGTTTCAAAAATTACAGTAACACTCATACAGGTAAGACATCCTTATTTTAacaaggaaaatatattaacgtcataacaaaagaatattgttttcaagaaataatataaataattacgccAATATCACAATATGTATTTCCCAAAACTTTCAGAAACTGGAATACAACGTACCTTCAGGATATTATAATGTGGAGAAAAGAATTACTAAAGTTGAACATAAAGAACTAGCAAGTACGTTAAGAGAGACTTGTACTTTTTCTATGGACATACCGCAAATCCAACCATCATCTATAAACGTACCAAATACAATGGTAAATATATCGTATGTTATAAAAGtgagtaataatattttagtgagTAGTATttagtttacataatatatacacaaaatttaataaaataacttggTTTCAGGTCAAGGTATGTTTTAGATTCCATTTGAGTATAAGCATGGACATTCCACTTGTAATTGGAACTACCCCAgtcatttattcaaaataaatagttgaaaaaacatttttgctttttaatcatatatatatatatatatacatagattaaAATGGTACATTATACAGAATTGCAAAGGAATAAGCGATAGTGTTATCCTATAacaatgcaaaatattataatttaagaggTACctaaattagaataattttaaaatatatcatagttATCTAATGCAAATTAATATCGTGggagaattaaaaattattacgtgAATACGTAATTTAATGAAGGTTATTCACAATTAGCACATGTATATTAATCTACCCTTTGATTAGCTGTAATAAGTTAAGCCACCTTTGTAGGTCAGTATTTCCAAAGATTTTATCCACACATCAGCGCTAACCTTCTTATATTGTTAGAATGTTAGCGTGCAAGCGCTTGACTGGGTAAAGCGCAGCTTGTTTGgagatttatattatctgttacctattaaaataatattatttctttcatgcttcaattcaattttattttatgaatggcagTGCTGTGTTGCCACAATTTTGCCAATGTCACGTTGTGGATAGTTTTACATCTGAGATTTATAAGAGGCTCAAAAGTATCCGTCAAGCGCAGATATCTACAACACATTCTTTCATGCTTGCTGATTTCACGCCAACCCCAAATGTCAAAATAACGTCAAGGTGACGTTTATGATgtcaaataatcaaatatcaattgccaataaaattgcataaaaccttgtataaaatttttgattatgGTGATGTTActgcaattttttaaataagtttcatGATGAACCTTACTTAATTCAGTTATATTTAGTGAGAGCTGGAAGCAATAATtactcaatttttattataaatggagTAAAAACCCTTTATTATCGTTATACGCATTAAACCATAGGTTATGTTATATCCTGACTTTCTGTTATAGGAAGTAagtataaatgattaaaatgttatttgcagatTTTAACAAGTTtgttaactatattttataaaattttataatttccttacaCATCCATCCTTTTAAACGTTAATGCTCTGAATGTTTTCATGCCGGTATTTTGCAGAATTTGCTAACgtaatgttaaaatgtaaatttttcgtAGAAATCGTAATCACCGTTATAagaggtaaaatataaaaaaaaaatgcacacCGTAGTGCGAAGATAGCtgatcattattttttgaaaatttcgaGTATGTTGAAGatctcaaaaaaaatatactggacctaaaacatatttatctaaagtcccaaaatattttgcaagcTTATTATTGTCTTATCATATCAATTTACCACAGTAAATTGCGCTTTTATGTACCTCTGCCTTGTTCAAAACTCTTAGttactgtatatatatttgtatgacaTGGTGTATGTAGCTAAAATATAACTTCTGTAGCCCTATCTACATTGGAGAAATGCCTTATTACCAAACTGCAGATACATATCTGAACTGAGCTAAGCAGCGACTttgttaattaactttttttatatttttgcacaTCATAATACCTACACCAAATGCTTTTTTAACTTCTGAATCttgataatgtaatatttgtgtcctcaatttttcttttatgcgattcacatgtatgtatgtatctatattatgttgaaattttttataacgtttatagataaacttaataaatgattactaaaatgtcaaatttaattacgttCAAATCACATGAcacattaatttttgttttgttaaaaaaaattaaatagattaaaaaacatGGATCCAAACATCTATGCATTGGTCCTGGATACATTGAACCGGGCTACCAGCCAGGACACAGAGATACTCAAGCCCGCTGAGAAGAAATTGGAAGAATGGGAGATAGAACCTGGGTTCTACTCTGTGCTattggtaatattttttaatgcttcACACACATTGAAAGCAAATTAGTAGATATgttgattacattttatacacctagaatcattatttataagtattagtaatagataaaaaatttgttatttataatataatactgtgCAGTTTTCatcaacttcaaaaaaaggaggttatcaattagactaattttttgtgtatgttactTCATAGATGAACCAATTcctatgattctttttattggAATGCTAGTGTTTGCCATGTCtctttaaatttggtctacttctgacaatttgaaggcagtttaggtttttaatataaaataattatatgttactcaatattttgttttatttcctacattaattatgtattgttgTGGATTTTcgaatcattattattataataaaattattattaaacaaaaacaattcaataaaaaatacctcCCCTTTTTCAAAtggtaaaaaatgttaatatacaaatttgaatacttttattgtagaaTGTACTATCAAACCATTCTGTTGATGTAAATGTCCGTTGGTTGGCGGTGATGTGCTTTAAAAATGGCGTCGATCGTTACTGGCGCCGGAATGCACCGCATGCCATCACTGATGAGGAGAAGATGAAACTTCGTAACGGTCTACTCACATCCAGTATCCTGAGTGAGCCAGTAGCACAAATTGCCACTCAGGAAGCTGTGCTTATTGCTAAAATTGCCAGGTGTGTAGACATCCTCCTGGTCTTCTGGACCTAAATTCAAATTGATATTCGTCAAATTGTagaacaaatatacaaataattcgaATTTGAGAGTAGAACATGCTGTGGCTCAGGCCACAGTCCACAGTCTGGTACCTTCCCAGCCTCAGGGCTGGAAAGGTTACAGACTTTCACCAAAGATTGGCATGCAATAGTAGTATACTAATGCGACTGTGTTTTGTATGGTGAGTCGAGGAGTTCCCTTTTCGTAACCCTTTCCGGTGCTTTTCTTTATCCAACACCCTTTTAGGTTGCAATCCGTTTGCAGAGGCATAggacctctgcaaatgttcatgggctaTGTTACtgtttaccatcagacgaatcATCTGTTTTTGCCAACTAaggcataaaaaaattactactgTGTTTGTAACATTACCAATATGTTGCTGTAATCTAAATTCGATATTTTTTGGAATGTAGACAAACATTGGGAAAaccaagaaaaataaagaaaataaaattcttttgcTGATGGTAAGATGTTTTGTATACCTTTCATTTAGAGTTTGTAAGGACTACTTCTATGAATGAAAGAGAATACACTAAAActtcaatatttcaattaatatctGGATTTTGTATGCTTTTCAACAGGTTTGATTGTCCAACAAATTGGCCAAACTTAGTCCCGGATTTGATAGGAGCATTGAAGGCCCCTCAGCCATTGGTTCAGCATAGATCGTTGTTAATTTTCCATCATGTGGTTAAAGCTCTTGCCTCTAAGCGACTAATTGGCGACAGGAGGACATTTcaagtatgtttatttttaagtcagTCACTCATAATTCTAACTACATTTGGAAATAAGTCATCACAGAATGTcctattttcttgttttttaaagtcatttcaaaaaatttatcattaagaGTTTCTACAGTCAATAAGGtcgatatataaaaaaactttatgaCGGTCTAAAGGTCTATGATTAAAATAAGCTAAggtgtaaaatattgaatctATTTTTTAACGCACGCATTAATTCGGTATAGTttgatagatgttattatacatataaaccttgcTCTTGAATCAccctatctattaaaaaaatcctaggGACAGataaagtgactttgttttatactatgtatatcaCTATATGCAGGGTTGACTTTATCTAGAAGAAATTTTGTCTTTAACAGAAGTTGTGAAACAggtgacaatattttattccaggaATTAACTAACTCAGTATATGGTTTCATATTAAACCTATGGCACGAGAACACAGAAATATTTCTCCGTCACATCCAAGAGGGTGCGGCAACAGAACTGATTACTGAACATTTAGAGAAAGCCCTCCTCTGTCTGCGTGTGCTGAGGAAGTTGACAGTTTTCGGTTTTAGAAGAGCGCACGAGAGTCAGGATGCTATTGCATTTTTGAATGTTGTGTTCGACCGGGCTAAGACGAGCTTGGAGTGCAGTGAGTTGATTGCATTAAAAGTTTCCTAATCTTGGTTCTTGAATTTCTTCTAGGTTCTTGAGTATACTTTTGCGATATTTGCTTGTTGCCCAATCCGCTATCCACCTTTCTGgtgttgttaataaaaaacatgtttgtCTTACGTAATTTTTGATCTTAACTTGCAAAAATAAGTCTATGAAGTATTAACTAGGGTGACGATCATGCTATttagaattgttttatttgcaggAAAACTCCTTAAAGGTCGCGGCATATATCCGCTCGAACTATGCGAAAAGTTCATCATACACCTAACGAAAGTCGCCCTCGGCGTGCTGTGTTTTCATCCCTTCTCCTACGTGCCTCTCATCCGGCCATCTCTGGAGTTTGCCTTGTACTACTGTTTTACCGAGCAAGGCATGTCATTGATATATGAACGGTTTACCATACAATGCTTGAATATTGTGAAGGGCATTTTGCAGTGTTTGGAATTCAAGTTGCCGAAGGGAATGGATCAACCCAAGGAGCCATGTAAgttgtgtgtatttttaatttgtttagcaaaaacaaaaaaccgGGTTCGTATCCCGTCTCAtatctttttttctattctttaaaaattattaagtgaTAAATATCTCACTATGTTGTGTATTCCTCATCACGAAATTCGCCTTATGGCCCTTATTGAAACGCTTACTGTAAATTCGTGCCATGACTACATTCTATTCGATCATTGAAACAACACGAAATTCGCGTGCGGCTCTTGTGTTACTGTGATTACGACGCGTTGTGAACAATTTCCCTCAGTGAGCGTTTTGGGTTCGGTGTCGTTCTTTGAGCGTTATTTCCACGAAATAGGTTTTCATCAATTGGAATGTTATCACTTCTCACCCATTCCAGTGACGTTACAAGCCCACCAGGTTAAATGCGAAGTACTTACGGAGAGCACAGTGTGCCACATGTGCAGACACTTGGTGACCCGATACTTCCTACTAAGTTCTGATGACCTGGCCCTATGGGATGCGGAGCCCGAGAGCTTTGCCACAGATGAGGCGGGGGAATCCTGGAAATATAGCTTAAGGGTGAGGTGTTTTTATAGATCTGGTTGgatttattttaccatttgTAGTACATCAGTATTGTTCATCATCAGTAGTGGGAAAACTGTAGTTTCACTGATGGGAAGATTATAATGTCTAAATTGCTATGATACTgggataaatttatttcaatctcaaattgattttatcattttaacacataataaattacttctaAAAGTGAATCACCTTTGCAGTTAACGAGACTTTTCTCATTTCAatgattaataatgtaatagagAAATATTTTGGCAATATGATTAGTAAAAGTTATGCATCagctttaaaattatctttgttgtaaaaataagTAAGAAACACagaaaatatctttttatttttttttcctatacAGCCATGTACAGAAGCAGTGTTTATGGAACTATTCCACGAATACCGGTCTCTCCTTGCCCCAGAAC is a genomic window containing:
- the LOC119839763 gene encoding arrestin domain-containing protein 5-like → MSWDDCNIILNSTNGVFYTGDVVTGAVALEFKKKQKIKGITFKVIGTSQASWTRSSPTIPYIKIYSEKSKIFYVNIDVFREINGKTVEPGVINFPFHFALPPDLPSSFKDTIAKIFYRVIIQTKIAFKISKKAIYPLSILSSLNLNQTGNYSLQSFFEVSKTFKKFDEFSLIIRTYKGVALKQRLPFEAIINNDRKVKVSKITVTLIQKLEYNVPSGYYNVEKRITKVEHKELASTLRETCTFSMDIPQIQPSSINVPNTMVNISYVIKVKVCFRFHLSISMDIPLVIGTTPVIYSK